A region from the Romeriopsis navalis LEGE 11480 genome encodes:
- a CDS encoding nucleotidyltransferase domain-containing protein, with protein sequence MAMQSESLASSDKVEQFLSATRAITMWIDGGWGVDALLRHQRREHTDIDIIIAAEDVAPLTTLLESLNYQHVIRSGLVYLSPEGLLVDIHWVRFDARGYGHFDLSDGGSWPMPPSAFRGSGSIGATLVQCLSPEAQVQCHAQGYKPREKDLSDMKALQEKFEVVLPLALCR encoded by the coding sequence ATGGCGATGCAATCAGAATCACTAGCCAGCTCCGACAAAGTGGAGCAGTTCCTCTCTGCGACTCGCGCAATCACAATGTGGATAGACGGTGGCTGGGGCGTTGATGCGCTGCTTCGACACCAGCGTCGAGAACATACGGATATCGATATCATCATTGCCGCCGAGGATGTCGCACCACTCACTACACTGCTTGAATCCCTCAACTATCAACATGTGATCAGAAGCGGTCTAGTCTACCTATCACCAGAAGGTCTTTTGGTTGATATTCACTGGGTGCGATTCGACGCACGCGGTTATGGACACTTTGACCTATCCGATGGCGGTTCGTGGCCAATGCCACCATCAGCATTTCGAGGATCTGGGTCGATCGGAGCCACGTTAGTCCAATGTCTTTCACCCGAGGCTCAGGTTCAGTGTCATGCGCAAGGATATAAACCAAGAGAAAAAGATCTCAGCGACATGAAGGCATTACAGGAGAAATTTGAAGTCGTTTTGCCATTGGCACTGTGCCGGTGA